The following proteins come from a genomic window of Larus michahellis chromosome 28, bLarMic1.1, whole genome shotgun sequence:
- the LOC141735045 gene encoding uncharacterized protein LOC141735045 has protein sequence MGREKLKAANCDLQISNAQTEEETDESKTWLKGKTEADGEKGERPPEGDKSAFLSNPAKKTELNQETGKTIVSGENVPPAKEPAEKPETSSSKVEQENAKGEVRRKVTAADGSSSTLVNDTSSSSTGGSAVRKTEEEPDTKASVVEAMEEHSSDIPAPAEDVVKLKSEARGSQSLSSRRVSRSRGQSPSESQTRSHRGSASSAANQGSKKKKKKKEKQQHKKHKKHIGNNMELGKRQNHKHKKKKMKKSKEKEDQKVQSLTTQNDR, from the exons ATGGGCCGTGAGAAGCTGAAGGCGGCCAACTGTGacctgcagatcagcaacgcccagaccgAAGAAG AAACTGATGAATCGAAAACATGGCTGAAGGGGAAGACTGAGGCTGATGGTGAAAAAGGAGAGCGACCTCCAGAAGgggataaatctgcttttcttagCAACCCCGCAAAAAAGACTGAACTTAACCAAGAAACTGGCAAAACGATTGTGAGTGGAGAAAATGTGCCACCTGCAAAAGAACCTGctgagaaacctgagacgagcaGCAGCAAAGTTGAACAAGAAAACGCAAAGggagaagtgagaagaaaagtaacagcagCTGATGGATCTAGTTCAACTCTTGTAAATGACACGAG CAGTAGTTCTACTGGAGGAAGTGCCGTTAGAAAGACAGAAGAAGAGCCAGATACAAAAGCAAGTGTCGTTGAGGCAATGGAGGAGCACAGTAGTGatatcccagccccagctgaagaCGTTGTGAAGCTGAAGTCTGAAGCAAGGGGAAGTCAAAGTCTAAGCAGTCGCCGTGTTAGCCGCAGCCGAGGTCAAAGCCCTTCTGAGAGTCAGACTCGAAGCCACAGGGGCAGTGCCAGCTCAGCAGCGAATcaaggcagcaagaaaaagaaaaagaaaaaagagaagcagcagcacaagaagcaTAAGAAACACATTGGAAACAACATGGAATTGGGAAAGAGGCAAAACcacaagcacaagaagaaaaaaatgaagaagagcaaagagaaagaggaCCAAAAAGTGCAATCCCTCACTACACAGAATGACAGATAA